One genomic window of Caldivirga maquilingensis IC-167 includes the following:
- a CDS encoding DUF504 domain-containing protein yields the protein MRILRVVGRNRLRDIFNRIIWTNVRNEYEVVILSRGEPGDVKVLPLEGLVKASKDGIVIGINGVESFIPYHRILLVRRSNGAVVYRKGMKFNS from the coding sequence ATGAGGATACTAAGGGTAGTGGGTAGGAATAGGCTTAGGGATATTTTCAATAGGATAATTTGGACTAACGTAAGGAATGAATATGAGGTGGTTATATTATCAAGGGGTGAACCAGGTGACGTTAAGGTGTTGCCACTGGAGGGTTTAGTTAAGGCTAGTAAGGATGGTATAGTGATAGGGATTAATGGAGTTGAATCCTTCATACCGTATCACAGGATTCTACTGGTAAGGAGGAGTAATGGGGCTGTGGTTTATAGGAAGGGTATGAAGTTTAATAGTTAA
- a CDS encoding protein-tyrosine phosphatase family protein: MNCPYWVIKGKLAGSCAPRGVKDIEAWGRMGIKAVVSLIEEFEFNEIGFPFNNYVDALRRFNIRLLYSPTKDGESPPLDEFMAILRWIDERIHENEPVLVHCNAGVGRSPTVIIGYLMYKGYSLKEAYRFVSNVNDKVSLSFTQALALEELEKLISRRSLVL; encoded by the coding sequence ATGAACTGCCCTTACTGGGTTATTAAGGGTAAGTTAGCTGGTTCCTGTGCTCCAAGGGGTGTTAAGGATATTGAGGCGTGGGGTAGAATGGGTATTAAGGCTGTTGTATCACTGATTGAGGAGTTTGAGTTCAATGAAATAGGCTTCCCTTTCAATAATTATGTTGATGCCTTAAGAAGATTCAACATTAGGCTACTTTACTCACCCACTAAGGATGGTGAATCACCACCCCTTGATGAGTTCATGGCCATACTAAGGTGGATTGATGAAAGGATTCATGAAAATGAGCCTGTTCTGGTCCACTGCAATGCTGGTGTTGGTCGTTCCCCCACGGTAATAATTGGTTACCTAATGTATAAGGGTTATAGTTTAAAGGAGGCCTATAGATTTGTATCAAACGTGAATGATAAGGTATCCCTCAGCTTTACTCAAGCATTAGCGTTAGAGGAGCTTGAGAAGCTCATAAGCAGGAGGAGCCTTGTACTTTAA